In the genome of Drosophila yakuba strain Tai18E2 chromosome 3R, Prin_Dyak_Tai18E2_2.1, whole genome shotgun sequence, one region contains:
- the LOC6536194 gene encoding GDP-fucose transporter 1 → MYKNLEEHNRLVNKYLKIFFVVSLYWCTSILTVFVNKHLLSSDTVNLGAPLFMSWFQCVVSTVICFVASRLSRKYPSVFTFPEGNPLDIDTFRKILPLSVLYTLMIGANNLSLSYVTVAFYYIGRSLTTVFSVVLTYVILRQRTSFKCLLCCGAIVIGFWLGVDQESLTEVFSWRGTIFGVLSSLALAMFSIQTKKSLAYVNQEVWLLSYYNNLYSTLLFLPLIIINGELESIITYPHLWASWFWAAMTLSGICGFAIGFVTALEIKVTSALTHNISGTAKACAQTVIATQYYHDVRSALWWTSNVVVLVASAAYTRVKQLEMMRQHQQRSTATQKA, encoded by the exons ATGTACAAGAATCTGGAGGAGCACAACCGGCTGGTCAACAAATACCTGAAGATATTCTTCGTCGTGTCACTTTACTG GTGCACCTCGATATTGACGGTGTTCGTGAATAAGCACCTGCTGAGCAGCGATACAGTAAACCTGGGAGCTCCGCTCTTTATGTCCTGGTTCCAATGCGTGGTTTCCACCGTGATATGTTTCGTGGCCAGCCGTCTGAGTAGGAAGTACCCATCGGTATTTACGTTTCCCGAGGGTAATCCCCTGGACATCGACACCTTCCGCAAGATCCTGCCTCTTTCTGTGCTCTATACCCTGATGATTGGGGCCAACAACCTGTCGCTGTCCTACGTCACAGTGGCCTTCTACTACATCGGACGCTCACTGACCACCGTGTTCAGTGTGGTCCTCACCTACGTGATTCTCCGCCAACGAACCAGCTTCAAGTGCCTGCTGTGCTGTGGCGCCATTGTCATTGGATTCTGGCTGGGAGTGGACCAGGAAAGCCTTACGGAGGTCTTCTCCTGGCGGGGAACCATCTTTGGGGTGCTTAGCTCGCTTGCCTTGGCCATGTTTTCTATTCAGACGAAGAAATCATTGGCGTATGTCAACCAAGAGGTGTGGCTGCTTAGCTACTACAATAATCTCTACTCCACGTTGCTCTTCCTTCCGCTGATCATCATCAATGGCGAGCTGGAGAGCATTATCACGTACCCACACCTGTGGGCTTCTTGGTTCTGGGCCGCGATGACGCTGAGTGGCATTTGTGGCTTTGCCATTGGATTTGTCACCGCGCTGGAAATCAAG GTCACATCCGCCTTGACGCACAATATCTCGGGAACGGCGAAGGCCTGCGCTCAAACGGTGATCGCCACCCAGTATTACCACGACGTTCGATCGGCTCTCTGGTGGACCTCCAATGTGGTGGTCCTGGTGGCCAGCGCCGCCTACACCCGCGTCAAGCAGCTGGAGATGATgcgccagcaccaacaacgCAGCACTGCCACCCAGAAGGCCTGA
- the LOC6536196 gene encoding THO complex subunit 3: MSRTEQTFEDLKSYFRSHSKIREQRAHMSKVHSVCWNADGRHLASGSFDKTVAVYSLERDRFVKGSIYRGHTASVDQLCWHRSNPDQFATASGDKTVRIWDIRAGKCVSVTNTKGENINIAWSPDGKTIAVGNKEDLITFIDTRTNKIRVEEPFSFEVNEISWNNTNDLFFLTNGLGCMHVLNYPSLEHQMTLKAHPANCICIEFGPTGKYFATGSADAQVSLWDANELACLRMISRLEWPVRTISFSHDERLIASASEDLIIDIAFTETGERVTDIHVDASTFTVAWHPKQYLLAYACDEKDSDRRRDAGNVKIYGFPE; the protein is encoded by the exons ATGAGTCGCACGGAGCAGACCTTCGAAGACCTAAAGTCGTACTTCCGCAGTCACAGCAAAATCCGCGAGCAGCGGGCGCACATGTCCAAG GTTCACTCCGTCTGCTGGAACGCCGATGGTCGCCACCTGGCCTCCGGGTCCTTTGACAAGACGGTGGCCGTCTACTCGCTGGAGCGGGATCGCTTCGTCAAGGGCAGCATCTACCGCGGACACACGGCGTCCGTGGACCAGCTGTGCTGGCATCGCAGCAATCCCGACCAGTTTGCCACCGCCAGCGGCGACAAGACGGTGAGGATCTGGGACATACGGGCTGGGAAGTGCGTTTCGGTGACCAACACCAAGGGGGAGAACATCAACATTGCCTGGTCGCCGGATGGCAAGACGATTGCCGTGGGCAACAAGGAGGATCTGATCACCTTCATAGACACGCGCACGAACAAGATTCGCGTGGAGGAGCCCTTCAGCTTCGAGGTGAACGAGATATCGTGGAACAACACCAACGATCTGTTCTTCCTGACCAACGGACTCGGCTGCATGCACGTCCTCAACTACCCCAGCCTGGAGCACCAGATGACGCTGAAGGCCCATCCCGCCAACTGCATCTGCATTGAGTTCGGACCCACGG GTAAATACTTTGCCACGGGCTCGGCGGATGCCCAGGTCTCTCTGTGGGATGCCAACGAGCTGGCCTGCCTGCGCATGATCAGCCGCCTGGAGTGGCCCGTCCGCACCATATCCTTCAGCCACGACGAGCGACTGATTGCCTCCGCTAGCGAGGACCTCATCATAGACATTGCCTTCACGGAGACGGGAGAGCGCGTCACCGACATCCATGTGGACGCCTCCACCTTCACGGTCGCCTGGCATCCGAAGCAGTACCTGCTGGCCTACGCCTGCGACGAGAAGGACAGCGACCGGCGACGTGACGCTGGCAATGTAAAGATATACGGCTTTCCGGAATAA
- the LOC6536195 gene encoding protein SGT1 homolog translates to MSVRHDWYQSETKVVITVLLKNAADKNFAVEISEKRVHMTADGYELDLKLLHPIVVERSSYKAVPSKVEITLAKETGIRWEDLEEKVIVAAPVKPKAKNWDQLVSEEEKIDEKEAKGETALNNLFKKIYSTSSPEVQKAMNKSFSESGGTVLSTNWNEVGKEKVSVKPPDGTEFREWEK, encoded by the coding sequence ATGTCCGTGCGCCATGACTGGTATCAATCGGAGACAAAGGTGGTCATCACCGTGCTCCTGAAGAACGCCGCCGATAAGAACTTCGCTGTGGAGATTTCCGAGAAGCGAGTCCACATGACGGCGGATGGCTATGAGCTGGACCTGAAGCTGCTTCACCCCATTGTGGTGGAGCGGTCCTCCTACAAGGCCGTTCCCTCCAAAGTGGAAATCACCCTGGCCAAGGAGACGGGTATTCGCTGGGAGGATCTAGAGGAAAAGGTCATCGTGGCTGCGCCGGTGAAGCCTAAGGCCAAGAACTGGGACCAGCTGGTCAGCGAGGAGGAGAAGATCGACGAGAAGGAGGCTAAGGGCGAGACGGCCCTCAACAACCTGTTCAAGAAGATCTACAGCACATCCTCGCCCGAGGTCCAAAAGGCCATGAACAAGTCCTTCTCGGAATCCGGAGGCACCGTGCTCAGCACCAACTGGAATGAGGTGGGCAAGGAGAAAGTCAGCGTGAAGCCTCCAGATGGAACCGAGTTCCGCGAGTGGGAGAAGTAG